DNA sequence from the Oncorhynchus nerka isolate Pitt River unplaced genomic scaffold, Oner_Uvic_2.0 unplaced_scaffold_6221, whole genome shotgun sequence genome:
GCTGTCTTAAAGGGACCTGATGAGAACATCACCGAATGTCCTTAGGACATCCTCAGTTTTCCTGGTTAAAACATAAATAGACTGAGTAAATATAATTAAATGAGTTGCTTGTCATacactctatatactgtagttccaTCTCTATGGAATTGTTACATGTTGACACTGAAACTACAATCCCATGTGAGCATACACTATGGTATATTTAGAGGCTACCAGGACAAGATATTGGAGCAGTCTCCCCTGTCAAGCAAGAAGACATTTTATGGACACaagtttctttatttctttcaCACCTCCGAAGTCTGATAAGGTACAGATATTATCTggatatttaaaaataaaaattgtaCGAGTTTGAGGGAGGATGAGAATTTGTTTTGTTAAAACTATTGTGTTTAGTCTGAGCCTAAACAGAATCATATGATTCACTCTTGAATTCATTCACCTCCATACACACTGAAGCCTTGTAAGGACTAAGAATTGCTGCATTGACCAGAGAAGGAAGAAAAGTAACAAAAGCTATGGAGAACTCAACCCAAGTCAAGTTCTTTTATCTCTTTGGCTTACAAGAGACATTTAACAACAAATCGGTCTATTTTACCTTGTCTCTTATCACATACCTTCTCATCATCACTGTGAATCTGACTCTGATCATAACAATCATTCAGGAGAAAGGTCTCCATGAGCCCATGTATATCtttctgtgtagtctgtgtgtcAATGGATTGTATGGAACTGCTGGTTTCTACCCCAAGTTCTTACTGGACCTTCAGTCAGATGTTCAGGTGATATCTTATGGTGGATGTTTCACTCAAGCCTATGTAATATACACATCTGTCATGTGTGAAATTTCTACTCTAACGGTGATGTCTTACGACAGGTATGTGGCAATATGCAGACCACTA
Encoded proteins:
- the LOC135566276 gene encoding olfactory receptor-like protein DTMT, with product MENSTQVKFFYLFGLQETFNNKSVYFTLSLITYLLIITVNLTLIITIIQEKGLHEPMYIFLCSLCVNGLYGTAGFYPKFLLDLQSDVQVISYGGCFTQAYVIYTSVMCEISTLTVMSYDRYVAICRPLLYHTIVTSLTVRKLLLLSWCYPLFIALIALSLAVRLPLCGSRIDKIFCDIPSILKHACLPITINQIWSQCVIVVHVLQILFIVFSYCQI